A single region of the Massilia sp. erpn genome encodes:
- a CDS encoding LysR family transcriptional regulator encodes MRFDLTDLKLFLRVAESGSITAGAETVHLALASASARIRGMEEMLGVPLLKRNRRGVEPTDAGRTLLHHARAITQQMEKMRADMGEYASGLKGHIHLLCNTSALTEFLPDILAEFMASHPQVNVDLEERPSHEIVQAIRDELGDIGIVTDAVDSSGLETRLFREDRLVLALSPLHPLARSLKRRAVVPFAEVLENDFIGLAGDSALQQYISEHASRLGQRLHYRVLVRSFDAICRMVASGAGIAVVPESAVLRSRDASAIRHVHLSDAWSRRKLLLCMRRYADLPGYARELADALANS; translated from the coding sequence GTGCGCTTTGACCTGACCGATCTGAAACTCTTCCTGCGCGTGGCCGAAAGCGGCAGCATTACCGCCGGCGCCGAAACCGTGCACCTGGCGCTGGCTTCGGCCAGTGCGCGCATCCGCGGCATGGAAGAAATGCTGGGCGTGCCACTGCTCAAGCGCAACCGGCGCGGCGTGGAGCCGACCGACGCGGGGCGCACCTTGTTGCACCATGCCCGCGCCATCACGCAGCAGATGGAAAAGATGCGCGCCGATATGGGCGAATATGCGAGCGGGCTGAAAGGCCATATCCATTTGCTGTGCAATACCTCGGCGCTGACCGAATTCCTGCCCGATATCCTGGCCGAGTTCATGGCCAGCCATCCGCAAGTCAACGTCGATCTGGAAGAGCGGCCCAGCCACGAGATCGTGCAAGCGATCCGCGATGAGCTGGGCGATATCGGCATCGTCACCGATGCGGTGGACAGCAGCGGCCTGGAAACGCGCCTGTTCCGCGAAGACCGGCTGGTGCTGGCGCTTTCGCCATTGCATCCGCTGGCGCGCAGCCTGAAACGGCGCGCCGTGGTGCCCTTTGCCGAAGTGCTGGAGAACGACTTCATCGGACTGGCCGGCGACAGCGCGCTGCAGCAATACATCAGCGAACACGCCTCGCGCCTCGGTCAGCGCCTGCATTACCGCGTTCTGGTGCGCAGCTTCGACGCCATCTGCCGCATGGTCGCCAGCGGCGCGGGCATCGCCGTCGTGCCCGAATCGGCGGTACTGCGCTCGCGCGACGCCAGCGCCATCCGCCACGTCCACCTGAGCGACGCCTGGTCGCGCCGCAAGCTGCTGCTCTGCATGCGCCGCTACGCCGACCTGCCCGGTTATGCCCGTGAGCTGGCCGATGCACTGGCGAATAGCTGA
- a CDS encoding M20/M25/M40 family metallo-hydrolase, with protein sequence MNRQEQLSQWIDAHFDEEVALLQQVLRVPTDTPPGNNAPHADTVAELLKTYGWQAEKHVVPEQRVRDYGMESITNLIVRRPYAAGGPTVALNAHGDVVPPGDGWSYPPYGGVIENGYIYGRAAAVSKSDFATYIFALRALEALGIPLKGAAELHFTYDEEFGGLLGPGWLLEQKLTKPDFVIAAGFSYNIVTAHNACLQLEITVHGKSGHGAMPETGHDALQAASKILNAIYGQLPELKKIKSKVPGIDSPTMLVGRIDGGTNTNVVPGKVVMKMDRRMIPEEDPVTVELQVRALIEDAVRGEPGIRIEIKRLLLSHALRPLPGSEKLVASIQKNARTVIGEDIPASGTPLYADARLYGEQGIPAVLYGAGPRSVPESNAKKADEKLLLDDLRKATKVVALTLLDFLSAA encoded by the coding sequence ATGAACCGACAAGAACAACTGAGCCAATGGATCGATGCCCACTTCGATGAGGAAGTGGCGCTATTGCAGCAGGTTCTGCGCGTGCCCACCGATACGCCGCCAGGCAACAATGCGCCGCATGCGGACACGGTGGCGGAGCTGCTCAAAACCTATGGCTGGCAGGCCGAGAAGCATGTTGTCCCCGAACAGCGCGTGCGCGACTATGGCATGGAGAGCATCACCAATCTGATCGTGCGCCGACCCTATGCGGCGGGAGGACCGACCGTGGCCCTGAATGCCCACGGCGACGTGGTGCCGCCTGGCGACGGCTGGAGCTACCCACCGTACGGCGGCGTGATCGAGAACGGCTATATCTACGGCCGTGCCGCCGCCGTTTCCAAATCCGACTTCGCCACCTATATCTTCGCCTTGCGCGCGCTGGAAGCGCTGGGCATTCCGCTAAAGGGCGCGGCCGAACTGCACTTCACTTATGATGAGGAATTCGGCGGCCTGCTTGGTCCCGGCTGGTTGCTGGAGCAGAAGCTGACCAAGCCGGATTTCGTGATCGCCGCAGGCTTCAGCTACAACATCGTCACGGCGCACAACGCCTGCCTGCAACTGGAGATCACCGTGCACGGAAAATCCGGCCATGGCGCCATGCCGGAAACGGGACACGACGCCTTGCAGGCCGCCAGCAAAATCCTGAACGCCATCTACGGGCAATTGCCGGAGCTGAAAAAGATCAAATCCAAAGTGCCGGGCATCGACTCGCCGACCATGCTGGTGGGACGCATTGACGGCGGCACCAACACCAATGTCGTGCCGGGCAAAGTGGTGATGAAGATGGACCGCCGCATGATTCCGGAAGAAGACCCGGTAACCGTGGAATTGCAGGTACGCGCCCTGATCGAAGACGCCGTGCGCGGCGAACCTGGCATTCGCATCGAGATCAAGCGCCTGCTGCTGTCGCATGCCCTGCGCCCTTTGCCGGGATCCGAGAAGCTGGTCGCCAGCATCCAGAAAAACGCGCGCACCGTGATCGGCGAAGACATCCCCGCCAGCGGCACACCGCTGTATGCTGACGCCCGCCTCTATGGCGAGCAAGGCATTCCCGCAGTACTATACGGAGCCGGGCCGCGCAGCGTGCCCGAATCGAATGCCAAGAAGGCGGACGAGAAGCTCCTGCTCGACGATCTGCGCAAGGCCACCAAGGTGGTTGCGCTGACCCTGCTGGACTTCCTCTCCGCCGCATAA
- a CDS encoding allantoate amidohydrolase, protein MTITLSELNACGSAAFVDHLRGIYEHSPWIPERAAAQRPFASVTALKQALQTEVSKATQDEQLGLIRAHPELAGKAAIAGQLTAESTHEQAKSGLNLCSAEEFATLQKLNADYNAKFGFPFILAVKGADGKGLTRQAVIATFGRRLKNQRADEMAECLRQIHRIAEMRINDLLGVQLEFGPKVMAWSEVLAQWSDDEDGLTCAYMTDAHRKSAAQLAEWMRAAGMEVHIDAVGNVIGRYLSDAAGAKTLITGSHYDTVRNGGKYDGRLGILLPIAIVDHLHKQGEKLPFNFEVIGFAEEEGVRFRSTFLGSNAVTGRFDMKLLDALDANEISMRSALEAAGHDASAIPAIARKAEDVLAFVEVHIEQGPVLLERGLPLGVVTAIAGSSRYLVELRGLASHAGTTPMTMRKDAAAAAAEIVLLVELRCGQAEALVGTVGQLQVPGGSVNVIPGACKLSLDIRAADDSVRQAAVKDVLDGIAAICERRQIEFSLEKVVEASAAPCAPWLMRQFGDAVQRSGLQRFDLLSGAGHDAMAMAALTDVAMLFARCGNGGISHNPLETMTADDADLAAQVLLDFLRHFQPRT, encoded by the coding sequence ATGACGATTACACTCTCCGAACTGAACGCCTGCGGCAGCGCCGCCTTTGTCGACCACCTGCGCGGCATCTATGAGCATTCGCCTTGGATTCCCGAACGCGCCGCCGCCCAGCGCCCCTTTGCCAGCGTCACCGCGCTGAAACAGGCTTTGCAGACCGAGGTTTCGAAAGCCACGCAGGACGAGCAACTGGGTCTGATCCGTGCCCACCCCGAACTGGCAGGCAAGGCCGCCATCGCTGGCCAGCTCACCGCCGAATCCACCCATGAACAGGCCAAGTCCGGCCTGAATCTGTGCAGCGCCGAGGAATTCGCCACGCTGCAAAAACTGAACGCCGATTACAACGCCAAATTCGGCTTTCCCTTCATCCTTGCTGTGAAAGGCGCGGATGGCAAAGGCCTCACGCGCCAGGCCGTCATCGCCACCTTCGGTCGCCGCCTGAAAAACCAGCGCGCCGACGAGATGGCCGAATGCCTGCGTCAGATTCACCGCATCGCCGAAATGCGCATCAACGATCTACTGGGCGTACAGCTGGAATTCGGACCGAAGGTGATGGCCTGGTCCGAAGTGCTGGCGCAATGGAGCGATGACGAGGATGGGCTGACCTGCGCCTACATGACCGACGCCCATCGCAAGAGTGCCGCCCAGCTGGCGGAGTGGATGCGCGCGGCAGGCATGGAAGTCCACATCGACGCCGTCGGCAATGTGATAGGCCGCTATCTGTCCGATGCGGCCGGCGCGAAGACCTTGATCACCGGCTCGCATTACGACACGGTGCGCAATGGTGGCAAATATGACGGCCGCCTCGGCATCCTGCTGCCGATTGCCATTGTCGACCACCTGCACAAGCAAGGCGAGAAGCTGCCTTTCAATTTCGAGGTGATCGGCTTCGCGGAAGAGGAAGGCGTGCGTTTCCGCAGCACCTTCCTCGGCTCCAACGCCGTAACGGGACGCTTCGACATGAAGCTGCTTGATGCGCTGGACGCCAATGAAATCAGCATGCGCTCGGCGCTGGAAGCGGCCGGTCATGACGCTTCCGCCATTCCTGCCATTGCACGCAAGGCGGAAGACGTGCTGGCTTTTGTGGAAGTCCATATCGAACAAGGTCCGGTACTGCTGGAACGCGGCCTTCCGCTGGGCGTGGTGACGGCGATTGCGGGCAGCTCGCGCTATCTGGTCGAGCTGCGCGGCCTTGCCAGCCACGCGGGAACCACGCCGATGACCATGCGCAAGGATGCGGCAGCGGCGGCGGCGGAAATCGTGCTGCTGGTCGAGCTGCGCTGCGGACAGGCCGAAGCGCTGGTCGGCACGGTAGGACAATTGCAGGTTCCGGGCGGTTCGGTAAATGTGATTCCCGGCGCCTGCAAACTATCGCTGGACATTCGCGCCGCCGATGACAGCGTGCGCCAGGCGGCGGTAAAGGATGTCCTCGACGGCATCGCCGCCATCTGCGAGCGCCGCCAGATTGAATTCAGCCTGGAGAAAGTGGTGGAAGCTTCCGCCGCGCCTTGCGCGCCCTGGCTGATGCGACAATTCGGCGACGCCGTACAGCGCAGTGGCTTGCAGCGCTTCGACCTGCTGTCAGGCGCTGGGCACGATGCCATGGCGATGGCGGCCCTGACCGATGTGGCCATGCTGTTCGCGCGCTGCGGCAACGGCGGCATCAGCCACAATCCGCTGGAAACCATGACGGCCGACGATGCCGATCTGGCGGCGCAAGTGCTGCTCGATTTCCTGCGCCATTTCCAGCCCCGGACTTAA
- a CDS encoding zinc-dependent alcohol dehydrogenase, whose product MRALVYHSAHEVSVETVADPQLLEDDDIILQITATAICGSDLHLYRGKVPELKPGDILGHEFMGLVVDAGPAVTSVQKGDRVVIPFVIACGSCFFCEHKLFSACETTNPGRGAILNRKGIRPGAALFGFTHLYGGVPGGQAEYVRVPKANVGPIKIPDALADEQVLFLSDILPTGYQAVLNAEVGQGSSLAIFGAGPVGQMAAACARMLGVERIFMVDHHAYRLEFARGQYGVIPINFDDVDPAEVIIESTSGRGVDAVIDAVGFEAKGSALETAMTAMKLEGSSGQALRQCIAACRRGGIVSVPGVYSGFIHGFLFGDVFEKGLGFKTGQTHVQRFMPELLRFIGEGKLQPEAIISHRLPLSEAERGYHLFDKKEEACRKVILRP is encoded by the coding sequence ATGCGCGCACTTGTCTATCATTCCGCTCACGAAGTCAGCGTAGAAACCGTTGCCGATCCGCAGCTGCTGGAAGACGACGACATCATCCTGCAAATCACCGCCACCGCCATCTGCGGTTCCGATCTGCATCTGTATCGCGGCAAGGTGCCTGAGCTGAAGCCGGGCGATATTCTCGGTCACGAATTCATGGGCCTGGTGGTGGATGCCGGCCCCGCCGTCACCAGCGTGCAGAAAGGCGACCGCGTGGTGATACCGTTTGTGATCGCCTGCGGCAGTTGCTTCTTCTGCGAACACAAGCTGTTCTCCGCTTGCGAAACCACCAACCCGGGGCGTGGCGCGATCCTGAACAGGAAGGGCATACGGCCGGGCGCGGCCCTGTTCGGTTTCACCCATCTGTATGGTGGTGTGCCCGGTGGCCAGGCCGAATATGTGCGCGTGCCAAAGGCGAATGTCGGCCCGATCAAGATTCCCGATGCGCTGGCCGACGAACAGGTACTCTTCCTGAGCGATATCCTGCCCACCGGTTATCAGGCCGTGCTGAACGCCGAAGTGGGCCAGGGTTCCAGTCTGGCGATTTTTGGCGCCGGCCCGGTCGGCCAGATGGCGGCGGCCTGCGCGCGCATGCTGGGAGTGGAGCGCATCTTCATGGTTGACCACCATGCCTACCGGCTCGAATTCGCACGCGGGCAATATGGTGTCATCCCCATCAATTTCGATGATGTCGACCCCGCCGAAGTGATCATCGAAAGCACGTCCGGGCGTGGCGTCGATGCGGTGATCGACGCGGTCGGCTTTGAAGCCAAAGGCAGCGCGCTGGAAACGGCGATGACGGCCATGAAGTTGGAAGGCAGCAGCGGCCAGGCGCTGCGCCAATGCATTGCCGCCTGCCGCCGCGGCGGCATCGTCAGCGTGCCCGGCGTGTACTCAGGCTTTATCCATGGCTTTCTGTTTGGCGACGTGTTCGAAAAAGGTCTCGGCTTCAAAACCGGCCAGACCCACGTGCAGCGCTTCATGCCCGAGCTTTTGCGATTCATTGGCGAAGGCAAGTTGCAGCCGGAAGCTATCATCTCCCACCGCCTGCCACTCAGCGAGGCCGAACGCGGCTACCATCTATTCGATAAGAAGGAAGAGGCTTGCCGCAAAGTGATCTTGAGGCCGTAG
- a CDS encoding sulfite exporter TauE/SafE family protein: MEHNIIFVLAVFALAGAVKGVTGMGLPTVAMALLSLAMTPIEAAGLLVVPSLLTNLWQLLSGPPLYAMWQRLWPMTIGICGGTLIGSVVMRQNVAATIMLGLALTAYAAVGLSSLRWQVAREKEEWMSPLAGALTGLFTAAAGVFVLPAVPYLQSLKMDKDELVQAMGLAFTVSTLALAVALAARGAWEPAVAGASFLAQLPAMAGMLLGQKLRDRMPQETFRRCLMVGLLLLGVYLCLGRA, translated from the coding sequence ATGGAACACAATATCATCTTCGTGCTTGCAGTATTTGCCCTTGCTGGCGCTGTAAAAGGCGTGACCGGCATGGGTCTTCCCACCGTGGCCATGGCCTTGCTCAGCCTTGCCATGACGCCTATTGAAGCGGCGGGCCTGCTGGTTGTGCCTTCGCTTTTAACGAATCTCTGGCAATTGCTTTCCGGCCCGCCGCTATATGCCATGTGGCAGCGCCTGTGGCCGATGACGATAGGAATTTGCGGCGGCACCCTGATCGGCAGTGTGGTGATGCGGCAGAACGTGGCCGCCACCATCATGTTGGGACTGGCGCTGACGGCCTATGCCGCTGTGGGCCTGTCTTCGCTGCGCTGGCAGGTGGCGCGTGAAAAAGAAGAATGGATGTCGCCGCTGGCCGGTGCGCTGACCGGTTTGTTCACTGCGGCGGCGGGCGTCTTCGTACTGCCGGCAGTGCCGTATTTGCAGTCTCTCAAAATGGATAAGGATGAACTGGTGCAGGCCATGGGCCTGGCCTTCACTGTGTCCACCCTGGCGCTGGCCGTGGCACTGGCGGCGCGCGGCGCCTGGGAGCCGGCTGTGGCGGGAGCTTCCTTCCTGGCGCAACTGCCCGCCATGGCCGGCATGCTGCTCGGCCAGAAGCTGCGCGACCGCATGCCGCAGGAGACTTTCCGCCGTTGCCTGATGGTCGGTCTGCTGCTGCTTGGCGTTTATCTCTGCCTGGGCCGCGCTTAA
- a CDS encoding thioesterase family protein: protein MFERKLMAGWGDMDFNSHMANTAFLNKVGDTRMLFLTEQGFSVQELMRLNIGPVVMKDDLSYFKEVLLLEEITVTLALAGMSTDGSRWHLRSDILRPDGKLAARVNSAGGWLDLGARKLIAPPPNLLAAWQSLQQTEDFQELPSSIRPAN from the coding sequence ATGTTTGAGCGTAAACTGATGGCCGGCTGGGGAGATATGGACTTCAACAGCCATATGGCGAATACGGCCTTTTTGAACAAGGTGGGCGATACGCGCATGCTGTTCCTGACCGAGCAAGGTTTCTCCGTGCAGGAACTCATGCGCCTGAACATTGGCCCGGTGGTGATGAAGGACGACCTGTCCTACTTCAAGGAAGTGCTGCTGCTGGAAGAAATCACCGTCACCCTGGCGCTGGCCGGCATGTCCACCGATGGCAGCCGCTGGCATCTGCGCAGCGACATCCTGCGCCCCGACGGCAAGCTGGCCGCCCGCGTCAACAGCGCCGGCGGATGGCTCGACCTCGGCGCCCGCAAGCTGATCGCCCCACCGCCGAATTTGCTGGCGGCCTGGCAGTCCTTGCAGCAAACCGAGGACTTCCAGGAGCTGCCCAGCAGCATCCGCCCAGCCAACTAA
- a CDS encoding urate hydroxylase PuuD, whose product MDAFGYLIPYGLEWLNLLVRWLHMITGIAWIGASFYFVWLDNSIRPPAPGSELAQKGVSGELWAVHGGGFYNPQKYLVAPAELPKELHWFKWEAYSTWLSGIALLTIAYYFNAQAMMVDKAVADLSSLQAVGIGIGFLIAGWIVYDLLCRSPLVKREGWLGLTVFVLLSGAAYVLTHLLSGRAAFVHIGAMIGTIMVANVAMVIIPGQRKMVQAMQAGGLPDPSYGIKAKQRSVHNNYFTLPVLFIMISNHYAMTYRHPQAWLVLALIMAAGVFIRHFFNLRHKERIEWRYPAIGVALLLAVAVAIAPSRPATVAAAADPEAQFRQVKAIIDQRCVSCHSAHPTQAGFATAPAGMVLDTPQQVRQHAMQIHKQAVELKAMPIGNLTNMTEPERAQLAAWFAAGAK is encoded by the coding sequence ATGGATGCATTCGGCTATTTGATACCGTATGGCCTGGAATGGCTGAATCTTTTGGTGCGCTGGCTGCACATGATCACGGGGATTGCCTGGATCGGCGCTTCCTTCTATTTCGTCTGGCTGGACAACTCGATCCGCCCGCCCGCACCCGGTTCCGAACTGGCGCAGAAGGGCGTGTCCGGTGAGCTGTGGGCCGTGCATGGTGGTGGCTTCTACAACCCGCAAAAGTATCTGGTGGCGCCGGCCGAACTGCCGAAGGAGCTGCACTGGTTCAAATGGGAGGCTTATTCCACCTGGCTGTCCGGCATCGCGCTGCTGACTATCGCCTATTACTTCAATGCCCAGGCCATGATGGTGGATAAGGCGGTGGCCGACTTGAGCAGCCTGCAGGCGGTGGGCATCGGCATCGGTTTTCTGATCGCTGGCTGGATCGTGTACGACCTGCTGTGCCGCTCGCCGCTGGTCAAGCGCGAAGGCTGGCTGGGGCTGACGGTGTTTGTGCTGCTGAGCGGCGCGGCCTATGTGCTGACGCATCTGCTGAGCGGACGCGCCGCCTTCGTCCACATCGGCGCAATGATCGGCACCATCATGGTAGCCAATGTGGCGATGGTCATCATCCCGGGACAGCGCAAGATGGTGCAGGCTATGCAGGCAGGCGGATTGCCTGATCCGTCGTATGGCATCAAGGCCAAGCAGCGCAGCGTGCACAATAACTACTTCACCTTGCCGGTGCTGTTCATCATGATCAGCAACCACTACGCGATGACGTACCGCCATCCGCAAGCCTGGCTGGTGCTGGCGCTGATCATGGCGGCAGGCGTCTTCATTCGCCACTTCTTCAATCTGCGGCATAAGGAGCGCATTGAGTGGCGCTATCCGGCTATCGGCGTGGCGCTGCTGCTGGCCGTAGCGGTGGCGATTGCGCCATCGCGTCCCGCGACGGTGGCCGCCGCAGCCGATCCCGAAGCGCAGTTCAGGCAGGTGAAGGCGATTATCGATCAACGCTGCGTATCCTGCCATTCCGCGCATCCGACCCAGGCCGGCTTTGCCACCGCGCCGGCCGGCATGGTGCTCGATACGCCGCAGCAGGTGCGCCAGCACGCCATGCAGATCCACAAACAGGCGGTCGAGCTGAAAGCCATGCCGATCGGGAACCTGACGAATATGACCGAGCCCGAAAGGGCGCAATTAGCCGCATGGTTTGCGGCGGGAGCCAAATGA
- a CDS encoding LysR family transcriptional regulator: MSSLPQHLDLHLIRILYLLLVEKNVSRVALKLNQPQPSISASLRKLRELTGDPLLVRGARGMVPTQHGESLLKPAKRILEETENLFVKKTPFVPQEEARTFNIAAPDYLDSQFLPNVVAALRRGSPLSRVVIHNLGPGIDYIRLLSDGELDLVIANWDEPPQHLHLSKLFEDPIICAMHAGSPYAKRTDSDAMSMQDYLSLPHVAPSQMLPGYGGVIDAFLERHGLRRNVVVESAYFGLIPYMLTQTELVLTTGRQFLRSYEKTLPLKTFTVPVKFPPMRFYQLWHERVHQAPEHKWLRDQVGAVAKALVQK, encoded by the coding sequence ATGTCCAGCCTGCCGCAGCATTTAGACTTGCATCTGATCCGCATCCTCTACCTGCTGCTGGTGGAGAAAAATGTCTCGCGCGTGGCGCTGAAACTCAATCAGCCGCAGCCCTCCATCTCCGCTTCGCTGCGCAAGCTGCGCGAATTGACGGGCGATCCGCTGCTAGTGCGCGGCGCACGCGGCATGGTGCCGACCCAGCATGGCGAGAGTTTGCTGAAGCCGGCCAAACGTATCCTGGAAGAGACAGAAAACCTCTTCGTCAAGAAAACGCCCTTCGTGCCGCAGGAGGAAGCGCGCACCTTCAATATCGCCGCACCGGATTATCTGGACAGCCAATTCCTGCCGAATGTGGTGGCGGCGCTACGCCGCGGTTCTCCACTGAGCCGCGTGGTGATCCACAACCTCGGGCCCGGCATCGACTATATCCGCCTGCTGTCGGATGGTGAACTCGATCTGGTGATCGCCAATTGGGACGAACCGCCACAACACCTGCACCTGTCCAAACTGTTCGAAGACCCCATCATCTGCGCCATGCACGCGGGCAGCCCTTACGCCAAGCGTACCGACAGCGATGCGATGAGCATGCAGGATTATCTGAGCCTGCCCCATGTGGCGCCATCGCAGATGCTGCCCGGTTACGGCGGCGTAATCGACGCCTTCCTGGAGCGCCACGGCCTGCGCCGCAATGTGGTGGTGGAATCGGCCTACTTCGGCCTGATCCCATATATGCTGACCCAGACCGAGCTGGTACTCACCACCGGCCGCCAGTTCCTGCGCTCTTATGAAAAAACCCTGCCGCTGAAAACCTTCACCGTACCGGTCAAATTCCCGCCGATGCGCTTTTACCAGCTGTGGCACGAGCGCGTGCACCAGGCGCCGGAACACAAATGGCTGCGCGACCAGGTCGGCGCCGTCGCCAAGGCGCTGGTGCAGAAATAG